A single region of the Microbispora sp. ZYX-F-249 genome encodes:
- a CDS encoding YbaK/EbsC family protein produces the protein MAEKLHPNVVRVQEALRAHEVAGEVVVLDEAAPTAATAAARLGCEVGAIANSLIFDADGAPLLVLTSGAHRVNTDLIARLVGAAKVRRATPEFVREHTGQPIGGVAPVGHPAPVRTLVDTWLGKHDVVWAAAGHPHTVFPTSYEELLRITGGTAAEVE, from the coding sequence GTGGCAGAAAAGTTGCATCCGAACGTCGTCCGAGTTCAAGAGGCCCTGCGGGCCCACGAGGTGGCGGGCGAGGTCGTCGTGCTGGACGAGGCCGCCCCGACGGCCGCCACGGCGGCGGCCCGGCTCGGCTGCGAGGTGGGCGCGATCGCCAACAGCCTGATCTTCGACGCGGACGGCGCGCCGCTGCTGGTGCTGACCAGCGGCGCCCACCGCGTGAACACCGATCTGATCGCGCGGCTGGTCGGCGCGGCGAAGGTGCGGCGGGCCACGCCGGAGTTCGTCCGCGAGCACACCGGGCAGCCCATCGGCGGCGTCGCCCCGGTCGGGCACCCCGCGCCCGTACGGACACTGGTGGACACCTGGCTGGGCAAGCACGACGTGGTGTGGGCCGCCGCGGGGCACCCCCACACCGTCTTCCCCACGTCCTACGAGGAGTTGCTGCGCATCACCGGGGGCACGGCCGCCGAGGTGGAGTGA
- a CDS encoding GNAT family N-acetyltransferase — protein MIQLRRVGPDRFRAVLDTVLEIYTVAMRPPSDQLAGRMAIMRNHSTYPDFDCVLAEDAQAPGGVAAFAYGFHGGRGQWWHDVVRGALQDRAGPVVAEDWFGDALEIAEIHVRPEYQGRGIGRRLIHTLCEGRPERTAVLSTHDAPTVARHLYRDVGFADLMTRFVFPGGYEEYVIAGVRLPLPERAAREG, from the coding sequence GTGATCCAACTGCGACGCGTGGGGCCCGACCGGTTCAGGGCGGTGCTGGACACCGTGCTGGAGATTTACACGGTCGCCATGCGCCCGCCGTCGGACCAGCTCGCGGGGCGCATGGCGATCATGCGTAACCACTCCACCTATCCCGACTTCGACTGCGTGCTCGCCGAGGACGCGCAGGCGCCCGGCGGCGTCGCCGCCTTCGCGTACGGTTTCCACGGCGGCCGCGGGCAGTGGTGGCACGACGTCGTACGCGGGGCGCTGCAGGACCGGGCCGGGCCGGTCGTGGCGGAGGACTGGTTCGGCGACGCCCTGGAGATCGCCGAGATCCACGTGCGCCCCGAATACCAGGGCCGGGGCATCGGCCGGCGTCTGATCCACACGCTGTGCGAGGGCCGCCCGGAGCGCACCGCAGTGCTCTCGACGCACGACGCCCCCACGGTGGCCCGGCATCTGTACCGGGACGTCGGGTTCGCCGACCTGATGACCCGGTTCGTCTTCCCCGGCGGGTACGAGGAGTACGTCATCGCCGGGGTGCGGCTGCCGCTGCCCGAGCGCGCGGCCCGCGAGGGCTGA